DNA sequence from the Sediminibacillus dalangtanensis genome:
GTTTTTGATTTACTGTCCGATGAAAATCAAAAGCGAGCTCTAAATGGAGAATTTAAAGATAACATCATCTCTTACACTTACCCTGATGATTCTGTAGGAACCTATTATAAAAAATCCGTTGGTTCCGTTTATTATATGGGGGATCCTGCGCCCGGCGGCTGGGGATTATCGAGTCATGGCATCAAGAATTATATGGACAACAGCATGTATGATGAAAACGGCTATTTTCTGCCAAGTCTTTTATATGATGAAAAGATTCAAGACCAATTAACAATGTCACCTTTAGCTCTGAAAAATAGTGGCGTTTCGGACTTTCCTATCCGTATCCAGGCGAGTTTAATGGATAGTTATGTGACAGAGCTGAAGGACAGTGAGCACCAAATAGCAGTGACAAGAAAGGCTTTGATACATTTTCTCGATGACTACTTAGCAACGATGACGGAATTGAAGAGTAAGTACATAAATATGGTAGGTTATGGTGAATTTGATAAGTTGAACGCTTCTCATGTGGAAGAAGCCCTTCGTGATGTGACAGATATTGGACCAGAAGGAATCCCGATGTTACTTGATATCGATGAACTGGAAGACCTGTTGGCAAAACTTCAAAGGTCCCATTTGGACACAGGGGATATTGCTTATAACATGGAAAAAATGAGCAAGGATTTTACCCAGATGGATCAGCTGCTTGCCCAATGGTTAAAAATCCAATAATGCAATACAAGAAGAAAAGTGGTGGATTCAATGAAAGAAAAGAATATAGCGGACTGGTGGGAAAATTACTTAGAAACGGAGAGGCAAGAGTATGAGTTAAAGAAACGCATCAAAAGTGATTTGGAATCAAAAGTGGAGTTCTACAAGCAATACCTTGCCCGATGTTATAAGGTCCAGCCTCTTTCCGAAAAACACAGGGATATCATTGGTAAACTTGAACATAATTTTGACGGGAAAGCGAACCAAGCACTGATCCAGCGATTTGAGAAGAATCAATCCGATCTTGCGGAAATCAACAATCTTTACAAGGATATCTATGAAAATATAAAGCTGAAATCATGGTTTTGGTAAAAAGTTCCCGTTCGATATTCTGACTGATCAAGCGTAACTTTTTTAGATTCCATAAAGTTCTCTAACTTAAGCCTTCCAAGTAATAAGGAACACACAATTCTGATATAATGCGAAGAAGAAACAACCGGTATATAGTATATAAGACAAAAATGGTTGTGAGGGAGGCAGCATGTCAGCAAACAAACATATATCAAATCAGCAGCATGTTCCCAGAAATAAACTCGGGGAGATAGCTGAAAATAAATACTTTCAAGCAATTGTCATTGCGATCATTGTGTTAAATGGATTAGTCATCATTGCCGAAACCTATTTTGTGGGCAATCGAATGCTCCAAGTATTGGATCGGATCATTATTTGGATATTCGTGGTGGAAATGGTGATCAAATTGGCCGGACTCGGGGCTAAAAGGTACTTCTCGGATAATTGGAATGTCTTTGACTTTTTGATCGTGGCTGCAAGCTTGATTTTTTATACAGCCCCGTTTGTTACGGTTGTACGGCTGGTACGAGTCCTGCGTCTGTTAAGAATGATCCCTGCTGTTCCGGCATTACGAAAAATCGTCGACTCTTTAATGCGGTCGATTCCAGCTTTAACAGGAATACTGGGCTTGACGGTATTGATCTTTTCCATTTACGCGATTATCGGCACCACCTATTTCAGAGATGTCTTGCCGGCTGAATACTTTGGCAGCTTCCATGCTTCCCTGTTCACCTTGACGCAAGTGGTCACATTTGAATCGTGGGCCAGCCAGGTTGCAAGACCGGTAATCAACGAAATACCATGGGCCTGGATTTACTTTATCTCCTTCATCGTCATCGGCGCCTTGGTAATCCTCAACCTGGTAGTAGCGGTGATTGTAGACTTCCTCAGTCAGGAAGGCGAAGATCTACATCAGGATCAGTTGGAAAAGCTATCGAAAGATAACCAGGAACTAAAAGCGGAAATTCGGGAGATCAAGCAACTGCTTCTTGAGCGGAAGAACCCAGAGGTCGACAGTGAGGAAGAGCGGTAATAGGATTGGCATTCTCGTTGGAAACCACTAACTTCTTTGGCAAGTTAGTGGTTTTAATTTAAAACAGCATTGGTTTTAGAAATTATCGCCGATAATTGTAGTAGCTTTGGTAGTTTATCATTATATGGCTTTCATACTGAAATAGGAAAAACCAGCTACAGATATAGGGTTTTGCTGGATTGGTCCCAATCTTTGAGGTGTGATTGTTTACTTGGCATTTAGCATTGCTATCATAATGGAGTTTATAACAATAACCATGTCAATAGAATGGGAGGGAAAATAATGGAATTAGTATTTACCAGGCACGGACAAGGAGAACATACCTTGAATCCACCTGAAAGTTTACATATGACAGACCCCGGATTAACCGAAGCAGGAATCCTTCAGGCAAAATCACTTCGAAAGCAGTTCCCTTTATCAGAAACAGAACTAATTATCAGCAGTCCTCTAAGAAGAACGTTACAAACAACTCAAATATGGAGTGAGGGTACTGACTGTACGAAAATGGTGAGCCCGCTCGTCTCTCCAAGAATGTTTCCTCAAAATCCAGAGTGGGAGACCTTGCCTTGTGATACGCTCCTTCCAAGAGAAAAAGTAACAGAAGAATTCAATGATTTTTTCATAGAAGAACAATCTGGTGAGTGGTGGTCAAAAGGAATCAATAAGATTTCTGAACAAGCGTTTGCGCGTATTGCAAAAAAATTCCTGAATAGGTGTAAGCAAACAGGCAAAAAAAGAATTTATATCGTTTCGCATGATGGAACCATTACTTCTTATAGACAATACATCACGGGTGAAAAATTATCTCGTAGCGACTTTCCAAAAGAAACTGTCGACTTGAAAATAAGTTTTTAATTGAACTTGAGTGTGCCCCGATTCGCTTCTTCATCCATCCAACACTTCTTATACTTCTCGGAAAATTATTGCCAAAATTTGATTAATTTGCAATGATTATACTAGTGTATATTTAAAATAATTGAAATGCTAAATAAAATGGAAGAATAAATAAGAGAAGTATCCGAGCGTCTAAAGGGGGTTAATAAGTGAACGGAAATATTAATTATAAATTTTGGACCACCTGTATGATAAAAGATAAAAACAGAGTATTGCTGCTAAACAGGCAGCATGATGCGTTAAAAGGCTATATTCCTCCTGGTGGAAAAGTGGAGTTTCCGGAAAGTTTTGTAGATGGCGCAATTCGTGAAGTGAGGGAGGAGACTGGACTAGCGGTGAGAAATCTGGTCTACAAAGGTCTGTATGAATTTGTGAATGAAGAAAAAAGCGATCGTTATATCATTTTTAATTACATAACGGAAGACTTCAGCGGCGAACTGCTAGAAAATCCACCAGAGGGAGAACCGACTTGGATACAAATAGATAAGGCCATGCAACTTCCAATGCAGGTCGCAACGAAGTTGAGCTTTCCTTATCTGTTTGAAGAAGGTACTTTTGAAATGCAAATCTATTGGGATATTGAACAAAATCAAGAAGGAAAAGTGACTGTTAAACGGACTTGACGTTCATTTGAAAAATCCACGCAGTGAAGTAGTAGTTTCATTACTAGAGTTGTTGCTATACATAAAGAGCTTTCTTGTTAAAAGGATATCTAATCCAGACATGGAGGGATAAAATTTGAAAACGATAGGACTTATAGGTGGCATGAGCTGGGAATCTTCCGTAGAGTATTACCGAATTATCAATGAAGAAGTGAAAAACAAGTTAGGCGGTTTACATTCGGCTAAATGTCTGTTGTATAGTGTGGACTTTGAGGAGATTGAACGTTATCAAGCGGAAGGCGATTGGGAAAGTGCTGGAAAGCATTTAGGTGAAGTCGCATTTTCTCTTGAGAAAGCGGGCGCGGACTTTATCGTGATTTGCACCAACACGATGCACAAAGTGATTGATTACATAGAAGACAAAGTGGAAATACCTGTTTTGCATATCGCTGATGCCACGGCAACTCAAATTCGAACTGCCCGTATAAAAACAGTAGGATTGCTCGGAACAAAGTACACGATGGAACAAGATTTTTATAAGGCGCGATTGGAATCAAACGGAATCAACGTTGTAGTTCCGGACGAAGACGAACGGACTAAGGTGAACAGTATTATTTATGATGAATTATGTTTGGGTGAAATTGCCTCTTCCTCAAAGGATTATTACAAACAGGTTATTCGCCATTTAGTGAAAAATGGGGCAGAAGGGATCATTTTAGGATGCACGGAAATAGGCTTACTAGTTAAACCGGAAGACGCAGCAGTCCCTTTGTTTGATACGACAGTTATTCATGCAAGAGAAGCAGTAAAAAAGGCGTTAGACCTTACCAAACCCAAGCAGGATTAACGCTAATTTTGTTGAAGTACTAAAGAGACAGGAGTGTTTAGTGAGTAGTTCCGGTATTTAGGAGGGGATATCTTTATGAAAAAAACGGTGTTGTTTGTTCATAGTGCTGGTCCACAAGGTCAAGATCAGGGAAGCGGCAACTTGTCTTCCTATTTAAACAAGGAGCTTGGAGATAACTATAACGTTGTTTCTCCTGAAATGCCTGAACCAGAAAATCCAGTGTATGCATTTTGGAAGAATCAGCTCGAAAAAGAACTCCATAAACTTACTGGAGACGTGATTTTAATTGGTCATTCATTGGGTGGTTCTGTCTTGCTTAAATATTTAACGGAGCACTCGTGTCACCTCCATTTCTCCGGTTTGTTTATTATTGCCTCCCCATATTGGGGGCTGGAAGAAAATTGGAGGTCAAAAGAATTTACACTCCAGCCTAATTTCGAACAAAAGCTCCCTGCCATACCGAATTTGTTCCTTTATCATAGTGTGGATGAAGACATCGTTCCTTTTGCACACCATCTTGCATATGCTGAAAAGCTTCCACAAGCAACCACAAGGGAACTGGAAGGAAAACAGCATTTATTTCTTCACGGATTGCCTACACTGGTCCAAGATATAGAGGGCCTGGAAGCTGCTCGTTAAATGTTTTTCCGGTTGTCGACGGAAAGGTGAAATCAAGATTTCCAAGTGATGCG
Encoded proteins:
- a CDS encoding alpha/beta fold hydrolase; amino-acid sequence: MGQGVTDFEASGISEETYKDGKKEIEFLNFNGQNIVWKTIETITDKDTGLHGYVLQNPETEEVVISFRGTELPTTTTKQVEQKYVASPSQDARLAGAGGGAKLKDGKLIYETKDTDFSEFAKDVKEDVEGIVLGNSNYSKKEYRKTPYIASPSQDAALLAGTAKLNPHDITITYTNKNQFTEADTIVNKYVKQFGANNITFVGHSLGGGLAQYYAVKYDSNAITFAAADVFDLLSDENQKRALNGEFKDNIISYTYPDDSVGTYYKKSVGSVYYMGDPAPGGWGLSSHGIKNYMDNSMYDENGYFLPSLLYDEKIQDQLTMSPLALKNSGVSDFPIRIQASLMDSYVTELKDSEHQIAVTRKALIHFLDDYLATMTELKSKYINMVGYGEFDKLNASHVEEALRDVTDIGPEGIPMLLDIDELEDLLAKLQRSHLDTGDIAYNMEKMSKDFTQMDQLLAQWLKIQ
- a CDS encoding ion transporter; the protein is MSANKHISNQQHVPRNKLGEIAENKYFQAIVIAIIVLNGLVIIAETYFVGNRMLQVLDRIIIWIFVVEMVIKLAGLGAKRYFSDNWNVFDFLIVAASLIFYTAPFVTVVRLVRVLRLLRMIPAVPALRKIVDSLMRSIPALTGILGLTVLIFSIYAIIGTTYFRDVLPAEYFGSFHASLFTLTQVVTFESWASQVARPVINEIPWAWIYFISFIVIGALVILNLVVAVIVDFLSQEGEDLHQDQLEKLSKDNQELKAEIREIKQLLLERKNPEVDSEEER
- a CDS encoding histidine phosphatase family protein, with the protein product MELVFTRHGQGEHTLNPPESLHMTDPGLTEAGILQAKSLRKQFPLSETELIISSPLRRTLQTTQIWSEGTDCTKMVSPLVSPRMFPQNPEWETLPCDTLLPREKVTEEFNDFFIEEQSGEWWSKGINKISEQAFARIAKKFLNRCKQTGKKRIYIVSHDGTITSYRQYITGEKLSRSDFPKETVDLKISF
- a CDS encoding 8-oxo-dGTP diphosphatase; this encodes MNGNINYKFWTTCMIKDKNRVLLLNRQHDALKGYIPPGGKVEFPESFVDGAIREVREETGLAVRNLVYKGLYEFVNEEKSDRYIIFNYITEDFSGELLENPPEGEPTWIQIDKAMQLPMQVATKLSFPYLFEEGTFEMQIYWDIEQNQEGKVTVKRT
- a CDS encoding aspartate/glutamate racemase family protein, producing the protein MKTIGLIGGMSWESSVEYYRIINEEVKNKLGGLHSAKCLLYSVDFEEIERYQAEGDWESAGKHLGEVAFSLEKAGADFIVICTNTMHKVIDYIEDKVEIPVLHIADATATQIRTARIKTVGLLGTKYTMEQDFYKARLESNGINVVVPDEDERTKVNSIIYDELCLGEIASSSKDYYKQVIRHLVKNGAEGIILGCTEIGLLVKPEDAAVPLFDTTVIHAREAVKKALDLTKPKQD
- a CDS encoding alpha/beta fold hydrolase — its product is MKKTVLFVHSAGPQGQDQGSGNLSSYLNKELGDNYNVVSPEMPEPENPVYAFWKNQLEKELHKLTGDVILIGHSLGGSVLLKYLTEHSCHLHFSGLFIIASPYWGLEENWRSKEFTLQPNFEQKLPAIPNLFLYHSVDEDIVPFAHHLAYAEKLPQATTRELEGKQHLFLHGLPTLVQDIEGLEAAR